Proteins encoded in a region of the Synechococcus sp. BIOS-U3-1 genome:
- a CDS encoding DUF3104 domain-containing protein yields the protein MSVDHGVYDSPDSERPIFLDVAPGMTVIVKHDLQIGEKRDKDWWMGQVIHCGGAARDPKIHNLFQIADVDTGAIRWVNADLVSHILPATD from the coding sequence ATGTCGGTTGATCATGGGGTCTACGACTCACCAGACTCAGAACGGCCCATCTTTCTGGATGTCGCTCCAGGGATGACGGTCATCGTCAAACACGACCTTCAGATCGGAGAGAAGCGCGACAAGGATTGGTGGATGGGGCAGGTGATCCACTGCGGCGGAGCTGCCCGTGATCCGAAGATCCACAACCTCTTTCAGATCGCTGATGTGGACACCGGAGCGATTCGCTGGGTGAACGCAGATCTGGTCAGTCACATCCTTCCAGCGACTGACTGA
- a CDS encoding Nif11-like leader peptide family natural product precursor, with protein sequence MSLEQLKAFLEKVKGDSNLQDKLKAAKSPEDIVGIAKEHGHEFTADKISQLSEEELEGVSGGGGDHTKGGSICATMCR encoded by the coding sequence ATGTCCCTAGAACAACTCAAAGCCTTCCTAGAAAAGGTCAAAGGCGACTCCAATCTTCAAGACAAGCTAAAGGCAGCTAAGTCACCTGAAGATATTGTGGGCATTGCTAAAGAACACGGCCACGAATTCACTGCTGATAAGATCAGTCAGCTCAGTGAAGAGGAGCTAGAAGGTGTTTCGGGTGGTGGTGGCGATCATACTAAAGGTGGATCTATTTGTGCCACTATGTGTAGGTGA
- a CDS encoding Nif11-like leader peptide family natural product precursor, with protein MSLEQLKAFLEKVKGDSNLQDKLKAAKSPEDVVEIAKEHGHEFTVDKFSLLSEEELEVVAGGFVPPPPPPGPGPGPGVLNNSPVNFAD; from the coding sequence ATGTCCCTAGAACAACTCAAAGCCTTCCTAGAAAAGGTCAAAGGCGACTCCAATCTTCAAGACAAGCTAAAGGCAGCTAAGTCACCTGAAGATGTTGTAGAAATTGCTAAAGAACATGGTCATGAATTTACTGTAGATAAGTTCAGCCTTCTCAGTGAAGAGGAGCTAGAAGTTGTGGCTGGTGGATTTGTTCCTCCTCCTCCACCTCCTGGTCCTGGTCCTGGTCCTGGGGTCCTCAACAATAGCCCAGTTAATTTCGCCGATTAA
- a CDS encoding Nif11-like leader peptide family natural product precursor — protein sequence MSLEQLKAFLEKVKGDTSLQDRLKAAKSSDDVVSIAKEHGHEFESQHISQLSEKELEGVAGANNTWNKHTCMPCHGGF from the coding sequence ATGTCCCTAGAACAACTCAAAGCCTTCCTAGAAAAGGTCAAAGGCGACACCAGCCTCCAAGACCGACTCAAGGCAGCTAAATCATCAGACGATGTGGTGTCTATTGCTAAGGAGCACGGTCACGAATTTGAATCCCAGCACATCAGCCAACTCAGTGAAAAGGAGCTGGAAGGCGTGGCTGGAGCAAACAACACATGGAACAAGCACACATGCATGCCCTGCCATGGAGGATTTTGA